A segment of the Lolium perenne isolate Kyuss_39 chromosome 3, Kyuss_2.0, whole genome shotgun sequence genome:
TACAGGGGTCCTCTACAGTCGTCGCTACAGTGCTTGATCTTGTCTACTCATTTTCGATCCAACGGCCTGGAGTGCATGTTACGGCACTGTTCATCGGTGACATGCCAtaggcatgtcacctgatctctgtcCCCTAGAAGGGCCCTGAAACTGCATTAACTATCAGCGGTGGGAGTACAAAATACATAGAGGAGCTCAGAAATAAAAGAAATTACAGCATAGTTCCCAAGATTTCTAAAAAGGACCCTCAGGAGAAAAGATAAAATGCAATcacgtccttcttctccaccgagCTTGCATCCAAACTTCAGATCGTGGCCACCCACAAGATCAccggggacgaaaccacttgggATGGAGCGGGCGATGGAAGCCACGTTGAAGTACAAGGGCCTCCGAATCGGCCAACAGGCCTGGAGGTTATGATCACCATGACGCCGATCGTTGAGGAGCAGCAGAAGAGGCGACGCCAGAGGTTGGAGTGGCCGCCTTGCCGGCCAGAAAAGCCAGCGGCTTGACATCAGCGCCGCTGGGGATGAACTCCAGAACGTACCCGCAGCTTCAGCTTCTCCCTCTGGAACTATAGATCGAGGCAAATCTGGAAAAGAATCCAACTCCTCATCCCCACCGCCACCAAGACGGGCAAGAGAAGGAATTGAAATCTCCAAATCGCCACGATTCAGAGCGGGCTTATTCAGGAAGCTTCCGCCAGATCCGTATCCCTCTTGCTTCCTCCACCATGGACGAGAGCCAGAAGAACACGCCGGCGACCTCTCGTCGCTGCCCGCGTGCGGCAAGAGGAGTCTCCGATACAACGGCACAAGGCCAAACGCCAAAGAGGCAACCTGCAAGCTAAAAGCAAACCTACAACTACCCTGTACAAGAGAGGCCCAGCGTCCCCTCCCATCCCCACTCCGAGCGGCGCAGCCGCCGGAGGAGAAGAGGAGGGGCGCTGGTTTCACGTGGGGGACTCTCAACAGAAAGGAGGGAAGAGAGAGAAAACCAGAGAGGAAATGAGCCCCCCATGAATTTCTGCTTGGCTTCGCAGATGTAGATATATATTGGAACTTTGGCAGATGTACGTCAGGATTCGGTTCAACACGGGCTCGCAAAACGCACTTCATTAGGAATTCAGTCCGGTAACTTTTTATACCACTTGCAGTCTTTGTATTTGTTTGGTCAAGTGCTTATGCTTTTTCTAGACTTAATTGCATCATTTGGTCACGTTAGGGCTTGTGTTTTTTCTAGCATTAGCTGCATCATTTGGTCACCTTAAGATGGATACTCAATAGTTCAAATCTAAGACCTGTATGTTATCTTCTCCCTCCATTCACTAACGTAAGACGTAACAACAACCTAATCACTCACACAAAAACGGCTAAAATGCCGACTATCATGTCTCCTGATGGTTGTTGCctgtaatagtcttttcttagtaTTGAGATATATGTTGGCAATTCGACAGATGTCTGTCTGTATTTGATTCGACGGTAGGAGCTCGCAAAATGCATTCACTAGGAATTCAGTCAAGCAACTCTTTACAATGAAGAGAAAGAAAATCCCTAAGTCGCCAACCTTTCTTTTATATAAATTGATGATAAACTCAAGAAAAGGGTTTTGAAATCTCAATTGAGGGGCCACGAAAAACTATCGCTCACTGACACAAACTTAATAAGACCTGCAAAAATTCAGATGATGAATGCATTTGCCACCACACAATTCGCCATGCCCACAATTAAGCTAAAAATCCTAGTATTGTAAAGGATGCAGAGCATAATAGAGCGACTTCAGCCTGTCAGTCTTCGAAAGACGACACTAGCTCCGGCACCGGCTCAGGGAGCGGCACCGGGTAGTTGCGCGTAAAGCATGCGTCGCAGAGCTCATTGGCCTCTTCGCCGTAGATGCTGTGCAGCTTGTCGATGGAGAGGAATCCGAGCGAGTCGCATCCGATCATCTTGCGCACGCCCTCAATGTCCAACTTGTTCGATATCAGCTCGCCCTCACTGGGCGTGTCGATGCCGTAGTGGCACCGGCCGACGACCGGGGGACTGGAGATGCGCATGTGCACCTCGCGCGCTCCGGCGTCGCGGAGCAGGCGCACGATCTTGCTGGAGGTGGTGCCGCGCACGATCGAGTCGTCGACGACGACCACGCTCTTGCCCTCGATGACGCCGCGCACGGGCGCGAGCTTGAGCTTGACGGCGAGGTCGCGGATGGCCTGCGTGGGCTGGATGAAGCTGCGGCCGGTGTAGTGGGACCGGATGAGGCCCTGCTGGAACTCGAGCCCCGACGCCTGCGCGAAGCCGAGCGCGGCGTAGAATCCGGAATCAGGGACAGGGATGACGACGTCGGCGGTGGGTGCGGGCGACTCCTCGGCGAGCGCGCGGCCGTAGGCTGTGCGGCGCTCGTGGACGGCGTGGCCGAAGACGATGGAGTTGGGCAGGGCGAAGTAGATGTGCTCGAAGACGCACGACTTGCGCGGGCGGTGCGGGACGAGGCAGGCCGAGGAGACGGACATGTCCCTGCGGTCGACGACGATCACCTCCCCGGGCGCCACCTCGCGGTCGTAGACGGCGTCGATGAGGTCGAGCGCGCAGGTCTCGGAGGAGAAGACGACGGCGCCGTTGGGGCGGCGGCCCATGACGAGCGGGCGGAAGCCGAAGGGGTCGCGCACGGCGAAGAGCTTGTCGGCGGTGAGGAAGAGCAGCGAGTATGCGCCGGCGAGGCGCTCGCAGGCGTCGCAGATCCGCGCGAGCAGCGGGCGCGAGAGCGAGGTGGCGATGAGGTGCAGGATGACCTCCGTGTCGGACGAGTTGTTGAAGATGGAGCCCTGCGTCTCGAGCTTGGTGCGCAGGGCCGTGTAGTTGACGAGGTTCCCGTTGTGCGCGACGGCGAGCTGCCCGAAGCGGTAGCCGGCGAGGAAGGGCTGCACGTTCTTGAGGTTGGGCCCCCCGGGCCCGGAGGTGGAGTAGCGGACGTGGCCGATGGCGGCCTGGCCCGGGAGGCTCTCGAGGCGGGACTTGTCGCGGAAGACGTCGCCCACGAGGCCGAGGCCCGTGACGGACTTGAGCTCGCCGTCGTCCCCGGCGGCGCAGATGCCGGCGCCCTCCTCCCCGCGGTGCTGCAGCTTCTGCAGGCCCAGGTAGCAGAGGGATGAGGCCTCCGGGTCGCCGACGACGCCGAAGACGCCGCACTCCTCGCGCGGGTGGTCgtcgccgccatcgtcgtcgtcgccgaaGTTGAAGGGCGTGACGCTGTCAGGCCAGGCGCGCACCGGTGCGGCGCGGTGGCGCAGCGGGAGGGGCGAGGGGGTGGCGTGGCGCCTGAGGAGGTGGTGGTAGGTGGGggatggcgtggcggcggcgcgggggtggAGGAGAAGGCGGGAGGAGGGCGTGGTGGtcggggcggcggcggtggcggcggccatgGGTGGGGTGGGGTTGGGGGGTGTGAGGGTGAGGGTGAGGGCTTCCGAGGATGCCCTCCCGGTCGTACATGAACGGACGGGATTTAAAGAGGTCGCCGCTAGGCGTGTGGAGGCTGCTTGCCCTACGGCCCAAAAAGATTGACCCGTATCGCTGTCTCCTGTCTCTAGTCCAGATTTTTCTCCGCAGAATCTCCAAGTTTTTATTTGCTGATGGACagcgctgagcgtcccccgggggatcaaacCCACCGATCCCCCGGGTCGACCACCGTACGATCAAACCAACGTCGACCGTCAGATGATCCCCTCAGAACCACCTTTCCCGCTTTTGCTTCCATGACCGTCCGAACGCAGCAAAAAAGTTCAAATGCAGCAAAATACGAATCAGACGCGGATCGGGACGAACTCGACGCTCCGCACGGCGGCACGGCGACCTCCACCACATCGCGGGTGGCGGCGTCGGTAACAGCTGCTGTCGGCGGCGGCCGAAGATGGCGCATCTCCTCCGATCTGTGCTCTACCCCAACGGAGAATACCCTCATCGCAATGACATCGTTCCGCGCAAGGTGCCTCAAGCTCGAGCTCGAATCCAGGTCCACGGCGACGGCAAACGTCAgatccggcgagcttcggctccGGTGATCCTATGCTGCAACCAAATCGGGGCCCCTACAACAATCCTCCTGCGTTTTTCACCCAGAACCCAGAGATTGAAGATCCTGCACAATCAGTGAGTATTTTTTGTGCTTTGCTGCTGTAGACTTGTGTTGGAAGTTTTTTGCTACTACCAATTGAAGATGAATTATTTTGCTACATTGTTATGGTGATGCAAATGGAATCCAGTGTCACTTCACTTGAAAAAAAGCAAAAGAGGATGTAatgaatttgaaatagtttacgcCGAATTAAGTTGATGCGTCGCATGTTGTCTTTGCAGGAAAATGTTGTGTATGAACTAGTtgctactttgtgtgaattaagtTGCTACTGTGTTAATTAAGTTGCTACTGGCTGCATTTTTTGCTAACAAAAAAACAGCAAATGATATGTACCAAAACAAGTACAAAAAATGTTTGGTAGCTGATTCAAATGTCACAATTACAGGGTTTTGTCGCAGACAGCATCTTTGGTGGTTTCCATCTGAACAATGATACGAATGATACTACACATGTCTTTGAAGAACCCACTCTACGGAGAATTTTGTACCTGGACCAGGTAGCGCAACCGATGGGAATGCTTCTATTGCGTGAAGAAAATGCGAAGAAATATCATCGCAACTGTTGTACCTTATGTTGGCATGATATTCGATGACCTTGAAGTTGCAAAGGAGGTGTACAATCGGTATGCATTCAAGATGGGATTCGGTATTCACATATCAAATACGAAATACAGCCAAGCACGAGGGCGCAAAAGGATACACCGAGCAGGGTCTTTGCATGTGTTCATTGGGAAACCTATAGTTGAAGCACAAAAGTCGGGGAAGAATGTCACGGGGTTGCGGCGAAAGGTTTTGATACAACGATTGATATGTTTAGCTCTAGTGCACAAAAATCTAAGGGCAAGCAAGCAGTGGAGCAGATGGATGTGAGAGATTCTAGGCGGCGAAACAAGGTGCTACGTCATGATTGCAAAGCACGCATGCTTGTTGGTAAAAGAAACAGTTCTTGGACGGTGACAGTTTTGAAGCTGCACACACGCACCCAATGGTGTCGCAGGCTGGAAGGAGAAGGTACTATAGATCGCATAGAAAGGTTCTGAAGAAGATTTTCGATTCTTTGCGAGACATTACACAACGAGAATATTAGTACAAAAAAATCATGGGTGCACTTGCAGATGTGCATGGTGGTGACACGAGAGGGCTTGGTTATGTTAAGAGGGATATATCGAACATAAGAACAATGCTTTGCGAGAGGAAGTGACACTGAGAGACATGAATTTGACAGTTGAGTATTTTGAGAGAAGACAAGCGAGAGAGCCCGGGTTTCTTTTATGCAACTCAACTCGACAAGAACAATGCGGTGAGAGCGCTCTTTTGGGTTGATGGAAGGACCAGATCATTGTACCACAAGTACAAGGATTTGCGTGTTTTTTGACACGACATTTTGCACAAACAGGTACAACATGCCTTTCGCTCCAATTGTAGGAATAAATAACCACACGCACACCATTGTCTTGGGATGTGCTCTGCTACCTGATGAAACAATCGAAACATTCAGATGGGTTTTTGAGAGGTGGATGATtgcaatggataacttggctccTGATCACATAATGACAGACCAGGATCAAGCAATGCGTACATCCATATCGAAGATATTCCCGAAAACAATCCACAGATCTGCTTTTACCACGTGGTGAACTTAGCGAGAAGAAAACTTGGTCCAAAACTAGTGGATGGTCATCCATTTGCGGATGCATTCTACTCGTGCATTTACGGTACCGACACAAGAGAGGAGTTTGAAATCTCTTGCAGCACATGCGCAAGTCCATGATATGACTGATAATACACACCTTGAAAACATGTGGGGCTGCAGGAAAACATGGGCACCGGTGTATTTCAGGCACAATTTCTTTCCATTCACAAGTACAACCGGAAGATCAGAAGGGCTGAACTCATACTTCAAAACCTTGGTTCGTCCAGGAGATTCAGTTTTCAACTTTGTCCGAAGCATTTAACCGTGTCGAGTCTCGATCTTCGGACCGGGAGGACAACTCTGGTTTTGTAATGGAAACAACAATGACATCACTATGGGGGAGGTTAGTAATTCTGCTAGTCATTGAAGCACTTCATAATACATTGTAGCATGTAATCATCATTGTTTGTAGCAACTTGAAAGTACTAATGCGGCAACCTTTTTATTGCAGTGGAGAATTGAAAGGCGGGGGCTACAATTCTACACCGGGGATGTCTTTGACGGGTTTCGAGAAGATTTTGCGGCGCTCAACAGGATTTTATGCGGTAAGGGCAGAGGTGGATGGCCTATGTTTTGATCTGGTACCAAACC
Coding sequences within it:
- the LOC127344205 gene encoding amidophosphoribosyltransferase, chloroplastic, yielding MAAATAAAPTTTPSSRLLLHPRAAATPSPTYHHLLRRHATPSPLPLRHRAAPVRAWPDSVTPFNFGDDDDGGDDHPREECGVFGVVGDPEASSLCYLGLQKLQHRGEEGAGICAAGDDGELKSVTGLGLVGDVFRDKSRLESLPGQAAIGHVRYSTSGPGGPNLKNVQPFLAGYRFGQLAVAHNGNLVNYTALRTKLETQGSIFNNSSDTEVILHLIATSLSRPLLARICDACERLAGAYSLLFLTADKLFAVRDPFGFRPLVMGRRPNGAVVFSSETCALDLIDAVYDREVAPGEVIVVDRRDMSVSSACLVPHRPRKSCVFEHIYFALPNSIVFGHAVHERRTAYGRALAEESPAPTADVVIPVPDSGFYAALGFAQASGLEFQQGLIRSHYTGRSFIQPTQAIRDLAVKLKLAPVRGVIEGKSVVVVDDSIVRGTTSSKIVRLLRDAGAREVHMRISSPPVVGRCHYGIDTPSEGELISNKLDIEGVRKMIGCDSLGFLSIDKLHSIYGEEANELCDACFTRNYPVPLPEPVPELVSSFED